The Carnobacterium divergens nucleotide sequence AAGATGAGGCTTTTGAAGATGCTGAAGAAGCCTTTATCAAAGAAGTTGAAGGCTTGACAGATGAAGATATTAATGGCGATGGCATCATTTCTAAGCCTGAATCTGAAGAAAAAAATTAAAAATCAATAAATGAGCTTTGAGTTTGCTGTCCTTTTGTGAGATACTCTAAAAGGACAGCAAATTTTTATGTTGAGCATTCGAACATGTCACTTAATTCACGAACCAAATTTTACAGATAGATGGTACCAACGAAGGGAGCTTTTTATGAAAGCAAATAAAGAAATACCAGTTAAAAAGAATGAGAAATACACAGTTAAGGTTGAAGATTTAACACACGAAGGAATGGGTGTTGCCAAAATCGAAGGATACCCATTATTTATTGAAAATGCACTTCCAGGAGAAGAAATGGAAGTTAAGATTCATAAAACAGGAAAATCATTTGGTTTTGCAAAAGCAATGAAACGCCTAACTTCAAGTCAAAATCGTGTTGAATTACAAGACGAAAACTACACACGCGTTGGAATTACGCCATTGCAACACATGTCTTACCCAGCACAACTTGACTTTAAACGTCAACAAGTGCGCAATGTGATGCAACGAATTGCTAAATTACCAGAAGTACCTGTTTTTGAAACAATCGGAATGGCTGAACCATGGGGCTACCGCAATAAAGCTCAAATTCCAGTACGTAAAATTGATGACAAATTAACCACAGGGTTCTTCCGTAAAAATAGCCACGACGTTATTCCAATGGAAAACTTTAAAATTCAAGACCCTAAAATCGATAAAGCGATTCTGGTTGTGCGCGATATTATGCGTGAATTTAATGTGAAACCATACAACGAAGGCCCAAATACTGGGAACCTACGTCACATTATCGTCCGCCGTGGTTATTATACTGGCGAAATGATGATTATTTTAGTAACAAGAACACCAAAATTATTCCCAACAAGTAAAATTCTACCTGCTATTACGGAAGCTCTACCAGAAGTAGTTAGTATTGTGCAAAATGTTAACCCAACACGTACGAATACGATAATGGGAGACGAAAATATTGTCTTATGGGGTCGCGATAATTACCGTGATTCATTATTAGGAAATACTTTTGAAATCTCAGCTCGTTCATTCTATCAAGTAAATCCAACGCAAACAGAAAAACTATACCAAACTGTTCTAGATTATGCAGAACTAACTGGAGAAGAAACCGTTATTGATGCTTATTGTGGAATTGGAACAATTTCTCTTTCATTAGCTAAAGCCGCAAAACAAGTTTACGGAATTGAAATGATTGAAGCAGCTGTTGAAAACGCGAAAAACAATGCTGAAATCAATGAAATTGATAACGTAACGTTTGAAACAGGATTGGCTGAAGAAGTAATGCTTCAATGGAGCGACGAAGATATGAAAGCCGATCTTGTAGTTGTCGATCCACCACGTAAAGGATTAGAACCAAGCTTTATCGAAGCTGTTGTAAAAATGCAACCAACAAAAATGATTTATGTAAGTTGTAACCCAGCAACATTAGCAAGAGATTTAGCGTTGCTAAACGAAGGTGGCTACAGTGTTGAAAAAATTCAACCAGTTGACCTATTCCCTCAAACTCACCATGTTGAGAGCGTAACGTTACTTGTCAAAAAATAAACTCGTAAAAAGGTACTCTCCTATTTTTAGGAAAGTACCTTTTTTATTTATATACTTGTTGGAAGACACTCACCCTGCAATTTTTTACGATATTGGTAAGGTGAAAAGCCCGCCTTTTTTTTAAATAATTTACTAAAGTAAGTCGCATCAAGGTATCCTACAGTACCAGCAATTTCAGTGATAGAATCATCTGTTTTCATCAATAGCTGTTTTGCTTTTTCGATTCGATAGTTGGTTAAATAATCAATAAAATTCATTCCAACAGCTTCTTTAAAAAAGCGACTAACATAATGACGATTTAAATGCATTCTATCGGATAACGTTGTTAAATTAATTTCTTCATCAAAATGTTCATGAATATAATCTAACATCATATTGACTTGTTCTTTCGCTAAATTTGAAGGTTTATTATTTACAATATCCATTAAAGATACTTGATTAAGGGATTTAACTGAACGATCGATTGCAAACTTCAATTCATCCAAATCAATTGGTTTAACTAAATAATCTAAGAAGCCACAACGCAATGCATGATGGACGGTTTCAAAGTCATTTTTTTTCGTAAAAATAATGGTTTTTAAATTTGGTAACTGCTGAGAAAGTTTTTTTTCTAGCGAAAACCCATCTAAAGAAGAAGTATCCATATCTAATAGCATCATTTCAGGAAGCAAGCGATTGGCAATCTTAACCGCTTCTTCTTCAGTTGTTGCATCAGGCAATATTTTAATATTCATAAAAGATTCCTCAATTAACTCTCGAATAGTCATTCGTTCAGCTAAGCCATCACTAACAATTAATAAACGACACATTTTACCAACTCCTTTAGTATAAGATTTAGTATGTAAATTGAATTTGTGAAATTGTCCTTGTTATAATATAATACCTTTAATTCACTAAGGTTTCAACTATCTTTCTTTGTGAAAAAATAAATAAGTTGAAAGGTAAATTTTTTCCAAAAACACCTTAAAATATTCCCTAACAAATAGGTTTAAATAAACTAAACTTATGTTGTAAGCGTTTTTAATAAAAAGCGAGGGAGCGATTTAAATGACAAACAATCAATCATTCAGTGAAGTAGAAGAATTAGTAGCGAATGCTAAAATAGCACAAGAAAAATTTGCAGATTATACACAGGAACAAGTAGATAAAATTATTGAATCAATTTATCAAAAT carries:
- the rlmD gene encoding 23S rRNA (uracil(1939)-C(5))-methyltransferase RlmD, which translates into the protein MKANKEIPVKKNEKYTVKVEDLTHEGMGVAKIEGYPLFIENALPGEEMEVKIHKTGKSFGFAKAMKRLTSSQNRVELQDENYTRVGITPLQHMSYPAQLDFKRQQVRNVMQRIAKLPEVPVFETIGMAEPWGYRNKAQIPVRKIDDKLTTGFFRKNSHDVIPMENFKIQDPKIDKAILVVRDIMREFNVKPYNEGPNTGNLRHIIVRRGYYTGEMMIILVTRTPKLFPTSKILPAITEALPEVVSIVQNVNPTRTNTIMGDENIVLWGRDNYRDSLLGNTFEISARSFYQVNPTQTEKLYQTVLDYAELTGEETVIDAYCGIGTISLSLAKAAKQVYGIEMIEAAVENAKNNAEINEIDNVTFETGLAEEVMLQWSDEDMKADLVVVDPPRKGLEPSFIEAVVKMQPTKMIYVSCNPATLARDLALLNEGGYSVEKIQPVDLFPQTHHVESVTLLVKK
- a CDS encoding helix-turn-helix domain-containing protein is translated as MCRLLIVSDGLAERMTIRELIEESFMNIKILPDATTEEEAVKIANRLLPEMMLLDMDTSSLDGFSLEKKLSQQLPNLKTIIFTKKNDFETVHHALRCGFLDYLVKPIDLDELKFAIDRSVKSLNQVSLMDIVNNKPSNLAKEQVNMMLDYIHEHFDEEINLTTLSDRMHLNRHYVSRFFKEAVGMNFIDYLTNYRIEKAKQLLMKTDDSITEIAGTVGYLDATYFSKLFKKKAGFSPYQYRKKLQGECLPTSI